The nucleotide sequence ATATATCCATTCCCAGGGTATTATTCATCGCGACGTCAAACCAGATAATGTCCTGTTAGACTCGGAGGGGCATGTTCACTTGGCAGATTTCGTACGTGACTGCATCTCTTGATAGAAAAAGGGATCACAGCTGACCTGTGTAGAACGTCGCATCGGATTTCAGACCTGGCAAACCTTTGACAAGCAAGTCGGGCACGCTGGCATATCTCGCTCCGGAAGTGTATGAGGGTGGCGGATACTATGCCGAAGTCGACTGGTGGTCTCTTGGAGTTTGCTTTTACGAATGCATCTACAGCAAGGTTCGCAGCTCCCTCATCATTTGGAGAACAAGGACTGACAGCAGCAGCGACCATTCGAGGGCCGTACTCAAGAGGCGCTTAGCGAGTCGATCAGAAAGATCCCGCCGAAATACTACGTCACCAACCCTGCAGTATCAGTACCATGTCTCCGAGCTATGGCGGCATTCTTAGAGAAGGATCGATCAAAGCGGATAGGCGCCATCAGCTTCGAAAGCTTCACCTCACATCCCTTCTTCGCCGAGTATGACTTCGACATGTTGGAACGGAAAGAATACCCGCCAGTGTTCAAGCCATCGAGTGAAAAGACCAATTTCGACGCGACGTACGATTTGGAAGAGTTGTTGTTGGAGGAGGCACCTCTGGAGGCTAGAGCGCGCCGGCAAAAGCCCCGCGCGGAGTTGCGCGAGGATGCGACGGCCAAGGAGATTCGGGAGGATGAATTACATCGTCTTATTGAGACTATGTTTGAGCCGTTCGATTACACGATGGTCACATATAGAGGGTGCGTTATTTGTCCTTTGTCTGTTTTATTTGTATATGCTGACCAGTCACAGCAATGCCGCCGAAGCAATTGCATCAGCACAGTAAGTTGCCTTCTGTCTGTTTAGAGTATGTCTACTAACATGGAATAGAAATCCAGAAGACTGTCTTCCACCGGCTCTTACTGGCCACGGTGCTACTCCTGGTGCTGGCGCTGCAAGCAACGCCTCGGTCCATTCGAGACAACTGTCTCAACCTGAATCCGCCCGAAACTCGCCACCCAACCGGAGCGAACTCACGCCATCTCATACCCACGCACACCCCGATAACACATCCCAAATTGGCGACGCCATTGAGCCCCAGAAGTCCGCCCTGAGCGGAGTTCCGCAAGCTTCGACCCCTCCTTCCTCCGTCCCCGCTCCGACTCAGGGCCAAGCCCAGGCTTTCCACCGTCCATTCCCTCCTCCAGCCGCTCGCGGACAAGGTGCCACGCGCAAGACGAGTAAAGGCGGCGGTGTCCAAATGGTGCTGGAAGAGTCCGGTAGCTGGAGTCAATTGGCGGACCAGAGCTCGACCCTCCCGGCGGAGGGATACGATGCAGCGGGGGGCAAGGGGAAGAACGCCAACAGTGGCATGCTGTCGTTCTTCAGCCGGAAGAAGGGCCGCGATAGGAGCCCTAAGCCTCAAGAGCCGGGTGTCCTGGGCAAAGAGGGTGCCCGGCAGATTATTAGTGGATAGATGTTCGCATCATCTACTCGGACTGGTAGAGAAGGTCGACCAGGCTCCCTTCCGGACAAAGAAACCggaccaaaaaaaaaaaaatacaagGCATGCCGATTTAATAACCATTTGCATTTCTGTCGACATTTCATTCATTGGCGAGTTCGCGGATcacggagtacatacattCTTCGACACATACCCGGGGCAAATTTTCTTTTGATATCTTGCTGGACATCAGAACAGTATGATTTCTGGCAGGTCTTGGATGATTTTCATTTCTTGATTCCCAAATCGTTTCAACACGTACATCATTTTGTtaatttttccttttctcattctacatttctttttttttttttttttgcagtCGCTCAGATGAGAAGCGACTCACAACGACATAATCAGTTTTACCTTGGCGTGTATCTAAGCTGATTTCtctattttttcttttccttttctgttcCTTTCTCTGGCGTTGAGATACATACCCTCCTTGATGGCCGTCCTGTTAGCAGTGGGTTTTTGCGAGGCATGAGTTTTTGGGTGCAGTGATGAATGTGATACAGTGATAGTAATTATCTCCATACTGTTAATGCATCCGCTTATGAGGTTCACCGCCCGTTGCCGTAACGACTGGACTGGAGATCTGGACCCTGGACCCTGGAGATCACAGTAGAGTAGATGGAGTCGACTATCTTGAAGCAGGAGAATCTTccctacggagtactcctaGTGAATAAAGACAATTGCTCAATCGGGTTTTATTCCTGTGTCTTGGCATATGTTGCTGTCTCACCAAAATTAGCGCCGTGTTTGTTTAGAACTAATGTTTAGTGCCAATCGACCTTTTGTTTTGACTAGTTACAAATcacctctctttcttttacCTTCCTGCATAACAAACAAAGAGACATATACCCATGCCACGCCAATATCGCCGAGATCGCGACAGCGATCCAGATCGGAATCCTGCATACCACCACCATTACGATAACGATACAtacaacgacaacgacgatTACGAATATGACAGCAGTGACGAAGACCCCAACCGAGAACCAGACTACAGACCGAATTTCGGGTTCAACTCGCGATTACCGTTTAATCTGCGCGGGTTTGTTCCCGTTTGGAATGATCCTGATGGTTATAATGAGCATGACCACGATGATAATGTGAATAATGGACATGGACACGAATACGGGAATGCATATGATACGAGACGCACCGTCGCCCCAGAAGAAAGCGCAACGAAACACCAAAGCGCCGATTCAAGCAACAGTGCCGCGCATTTATTAGCCGGCCAGGACCATGAGGACAGAGGATATCCGGACGAAGGACTGCGCGTCGGAAAACGACGGTCTCAGCGCAAGAAGGCGTTGCTGGATGGTCTTGGGcccggtgctggtgctggcgctggTGCGGCGCGAGATATCACGAGAGATCGCCCACAAGGGCGGATTGTTTCTGGTGCGCATTTGGAGGAGGGGCGGGGGCAGGTGAGGCAGAGGTCTGGGTTCTTTCCCGCTGGCGgggctggtggtggtggtggtggtgctgctgctgctgggccTGGGGAGGAATTGCTGCGTAAAGAGGGTAATGGTGGGAATTGGAACGGGAGTACAGTGAGCTCGAACATAGTCGACCGACCATTCTACAAGCGCAAGCGGTGGTGGCTAGGAATGGGAATCCtactcctcatcctcgcaGCTATCGCCGTCCCAGTAGCTGTCGTGATGACCAGAAAACACACCAACAAACACACCACATCAGCCGGTACAGACTCAGACTCCTCCGACGATAACGCTCCAGCAAACCTCAACCTCAAAGGAATTAGCCGCGACAGCatcccctcctccgccaagGGCACCATCCTTGACCCCTTCACCTGGTACGACACAACCGACTTCAACGTAACCTACACAAACGCCACCGTCGGCGGCCTCCCCCTAATGGGCCTGAACAGCAGCTGGGACGATTCGACCCAGGCAAACGAACACGTTCCCCCGCTTAACGAATCCTTCCCCTACGGCTCCCAACCAATCCGCGGCGTAAACCTCGGCGGCTGGCTCTCCATCGAACCCTTCATCGTCCCATCCTTCTTCGACAAATACGATTCCTGGGAGGGTATCGTCGACGAATACACACTGACCCAACGCCTCGGCGACGCCGCAAACGCAACCCTCGAGAAACACTACGCCAAATTCATAACTGAGCAGGACTTCATCGACATCCGTGACGCAGGCCTCGACCACGTCCGCATCCAGTACTCCTACTGGGCCATCAAGACCTTCGACGAAAACGACAAACCCTACGTGTCCCAAATCGCATGGCGCTACCTCCTCCGCGCTATCGAGTACTGTCGCAAATACGGCCTCCGCGTAAACCTCGACCTGCACGGCCTCGTCGGCAGCCAGAACGGCTGGAATCATAGTGGTCGACAGGGCGCTATcgggtggttgaacgggACGGACGGCGCACTGAACCGCAAGCGCTCCCTCGAGCTCCACGactcgctgtccaagttcttcgCGCAGGACCGGTACAAAAACATAGTCACCATCTACGGCCTCGTCAACGAACCGCTTATGCTCTCGTTACCTATCAAAGATGTCCTTGAGTGGACGACCGAAGTCACAAAACTAGTGCAGGGAAACAACATCACGGCATGGATAGCCTTCCATGACGGCTTTCTGAACCTGAGCAAATGGAAGAAAATGCTCAAGGGCGATGATGTCCCCGATAACATGCTCCTCGACACGCACCAGTATACGATTTTCAACACGGGCCAGATCGTCCTCAAGCACGCTGATCGCGTCAATCTCATCTGTAATGACTGGTATCATATGATCCAGGAGATTAACACCACGGATGCTGGGTACCTCCCCTCCCCTCACCCGCTTTCCCCAATATACCTATGCTCCTTCTCAATCGCTGAAGTAAAACTAATCTCGTATACTGCAGGTGGGGGCCCACAATCTGCGGCGAATGGTCCGCCGCCGACACCGACTGCGCGCCGTACCTCAACGACGTCGGCCGCGGCACCCGCTGGGAAGGAACTTTTTCCCCCGGTGACAGCACGCAGTACTGTCCCACCGCAGACACCGACGAGAAGTGTTCATGTGCGAATGCAAACGCGAACCCCGCGACGTATACTGATGGGTACAAGAAGTTCCTGCAGACATATGCGGAGGCGCAGATGAGTGCGTTTGAGACGGCGCAGGGGTGGTTTTATTGGACTTGGAAGACGGAGAGGGCGGCGCAGTGGAGTTATTCGACGGCATGGAAGGGCGGGTTTATGCCGAAGAAGGCTTATGAGCCGGCGTTTAGGTGTGGGGATGATGTGCCGGATTTTGGGGATTTGCCGGAGTATTATTGAACAGTACAGTGTGTATAAAGTGTATATAGTCATTGTATATCATCACGTATCGTACATCTTATGCTATATCACGCTTCCCAAACCATCCACCGTTCTCCCATTTTCCTGGGATATAGATACTATCCTCGCCATTGCGGATGTGTTCTGTATACACACCGCTAAGCAGATGATTCAGCCGCTGAAAGTCAATCGGTTTCATAATCCAACCGTCAAATCCAGAATCAATGTACGTCTGTTTGTCCTTTTCCATCAGTGACGCTGACACAGCAAAAATGGGAATTTTCCTATCACAAGACTCTTCATAGTCGCGTATAAGTTTCGTGGCACCGTGGCCGTCGACGATGGGCATCTAAACTGTCAATGATTGCTGTGTTAATGTTTACGGGGGACTTACCTGTATGTCCATCAAGACGGCATCGAATGAATCAGGGCGTTCTTGGTAGGCTGTGGCGCATTCTTTCCCGTTCACAGTCAAATGCACCGTATGTCCTAGTTTCTCGAGTCTCTTCCGTACAATTGCACTGTTGATATGGTCATCTTCAGCTACTAGGACATGGAGAGTGGATTTTGGCTCAGGATGAGCAGTGCTCGATGGTTTTGCGGGTTGTTCTGTTGAATCTGGGTCTGACTTTGTGACTCCGTCGCTTGAAATGACTACCGAGTCACGCGGTTTTGATAGGTTTTTATGAATTGTATCTGGTTTTGATGGTGGTGTGTTGATAATAGATGATTCTGTTCCTGCAGAATCAGGCTGTTCATGTTCGGGGCTCACGGATTGGTGAACCAGTTCAGAAGACCCGGTGCTCATTGCAATATCAATATTGGCTCTGCTGAGCTTTTGACCTTGGGTCTCTCCATAGCGACTCGAGCATTCATTTTCACACTTGGGTCCCGCAGGATTGATATCACTCTTTTCAAATACCGCTGGAAGTTGCCTGCGAAGTTCTCTGCCACCGACGTCAGATGTACCTGCCAGCTCCTCAGACGGCAATGGGAATCTGAGCTTAATCTTAAACGAACTTCCCACTCCCTGCTCCGACTTCACAGTCAACCGTCCGTCCATAGTACGGACAATACGAGCAACCAATGCCAGCCCTAAGCCAAGAACATTCTTGGTCCCCGTGGTGTCGTCAACCTTACTCCGGCAGCATTTGGAGTCTTGTAAATAATCCTCATTTGATACCTCCTCCAGTTCGCAAAACAGAGCTTCCACTGCTTCTTGCGACATTCCCGAGCCTGTATCGTGGACAGCTACTTCGACGCCGATGGTGTCGGAGTTTGTCGTGTCAGGAGTAAGGCAAGTCTCAATGACCACTGATCCATGGGTGGTGTGTTGCACAGCGTTGCTGATCAGGTTCATTATAACTTGGCGTACTCGTCGTTGGTCTCCTAGTACACGGGGAAGGTCGGTGTGTTGGACAATGTTCAGCTCAACGGCTTTCTGTTTGGCCTCCTCTCCGAATATATGTGTTGCCTCCTTGATAGTCCCGGATAGATCAAAGACTTCGTCCTTAATCAGGCTTTGTCCGTTCTCCGCATTCGTCAGATCCAACAGGTCGTTGATTATGTAGACGAGCGATTTCGAAGCCGAATGCGACCGGGAAAGATTATCGCGAGTCTCCTGGCTCAGAGAGCCATCCAGGGCTATTTCCAGATAATTTATTATTGCGTTCAATGGCGTCCGGAACTCGTGAGCACAATTCGCAAGGAGAAGTTTCATGAGCTGCGTGTTTTGCATGGCTGTCTCCTTCTGCTGCCATACTTCAGCAAATGTCTTGTATATCAAAGAAAGAACAGAAGCCTTTCCCTGGTCTACAGCGGACCATGCATCTGGTCTACACGGGACATGGCCTTTTTCGTGGGTACAGCTTGGTTCCGGCCCGTTTGAGCACCCAACCCACGTCATTTCTCTCCATTGTGTGGTGCGGAAAAAGACGATGAAATTGCGAGCATCAGCCGACAATGGAATAAAAAGGAGACTCGACACATATCGAAAACCAGGGGGATAATGGAGGTCTTGAAAATCTTTGTTGACATCCGTCGACCAAGCAATTGTATCGAGCTTTCTCGCCCTCATATATTCCACAATAGCAAGAACCTCTCCTGAGTCGAATGGTCTTCCAAGTATCTTGGTTTCGCCCATAATTGAGGAAGCAGCATAGTCGGCGCCAAACAAGCTAAGGATATCCACTCCTGGAACAGTCTCCCTCTTGTCGACTTCCCTAGGGGAGTTCTGCTGCACCAATTGGAAAGGCAGTGTGTAAGATAAGCGTTCGATGTTGCTTGACAAGGTATCACTAATGAGCCAGCAGAGCTTTTGCAAAGGAGGCAATAACCTGGCACCTTGAGCGTAAGACTTGCATGATACCAAGCCCCAGAGCTTTCCGAAGACATTGATTCTTATAGAAACGCATGCCTCCAGAGGTCGGCGCGAAAGAAACTCCAAAGGAGCTGGTGATTCCATTGATAAATAACAGAAGCTTGTGTCTAGTTGTGATGCTGAATCGGGTTTTCTGTACACCAATCCAGTAGGCAAATTCTGTCTGCGGTTGTATGACAAACGAACTTTGTTTCGTGAGTGCAGCGTTTGCAAATCCTCGGAGAACATAGAGCCAAGGAAGTGCATATCCTCGCAAGTCTCCTCTGACAATGCCGGGTCTGCAAGGTCAGCCACGGCAATACCATTCCAATCACTGTCGAATCGGTACACCGTAGCTCGGTTAAACCCAGTAAGCTCCTTGAGGATTCTGACCACTCGATTGAACAGCATATCAACAGATTGTGCAGTCGAAGTAAGCTGGATAATTCTCGATACTGCATTGAGGATGTTTGAGTATTCGAATCCATTTTTGCTCTGTCCTAGCATCCTGAATACGTCAAAAGCTTCAAACGCGTCATCTGTCTCTTCGTGTGGCGTTGCGGATACCCATGTTTTACTTTGTGTTCGTTGAGATTGTGGATAATCTTTGTCTCCAGGACGGTCTGATGAGCTTTGTTGTGGCTCGATCTCGCAAATTATATAATTCGTGCTGTCTTTGTTAGCATGAATTGTGCACCAGAAGTCCTTTGGCTCTTCGTTTTGCGTGGTGATGGTCAGATCGAGGACATCTGGACCATGTTGCTCAACGTTATAGCACTTCTCTCCGATAGACTTCGTGTGACTCAGGAATGTTGTTTTTTGATCTTGTCGCAAGATATTGCAAAAGGATTCCAGCGCGAAGAGCTCTCCAGGAGTATAGCCAATGACCTCTCTAGTATTTCTGCTGGAAGCATGAACAACCAGCCGCCCTTCCGACTCTTCCAGTACCACCAGTGCACCGAATGGATAGA is from Aspergillus chevalieri M1 DNA, chromosome 8, nearly complete sequence and encodes:
- a CDS encoding uncharacterized protein (COG:T;~EggNog:ENOG410PHU4;~InterPro:IPR017441,IPR008271,IPR000719,IPR011009;~PFAM:PF07714,PF00069;~go_function: GO:0004672 - protein kinase activity [Evidence IEA];~go_function: GO:0005524 - ATP binding [Evidence IEA];~go_process: GO:0006468 - protein phosphorylation [Evidence IEA]), which encodes MGNSQGKQVANTNEINLNQFRLLRVVGKGAFGKVRIVEKKDTGLTFALKYIRKEEVIKSESVRNIIRERRMLEHLNHPFLCNLRYSFQDIEYIYIVVDLMNGGDLRFHISRKCFTEDAIRFWIAELGCALRYIHSQGIIHRDVKPDNVLLDSEGHVHLADFNVASDFRPGKPLTSKSGTLAYLAPEVYEGGGYYAEVDWWSLGVCFYECIYSKRPFEGRTQEALSESIRKIPPKYYVTNPAVSVPCLRAMAAFLEKDRSKRIGAISFESFTSHPFFAEYDFDMLERKEYPPVFKPSSEKTNFDATYDLEELLLEEAPLEARARRQKPRAELREDATAKEIREDELHRLIETMFEPFDYTMVTYRGNAAEAIASAQNPEDCLPPALTGHGATPGAGAASNASVHSRQLSQPESARNSPPNRSELTPSHTHAHPDNTSQIGDAIEPQKSALSGVPQASTPPSSVPAPTQGQAQAFHRPFPPPAARGQGATRKTSKGGGVQMVLEESGSWSQLADQSSTLPAEGYDAAGGKGKNANSGMLSFFSRKKGRDRSPKPQEPGVLGKEGARQIISG
- the exg2 gene encoding putative exo-beta-1,3-glucanase (CAZy:GH5;~COG:G;~EggNog:ENOG410PJVJ;~InterPro:IPR017853;~TransMembrane:1 (i251-273o)) is translated as MPRQYRRDRDSDPDRNPAYHHHYDNDTYNDNDDYEYDSSDEDPNREPDYRPNFGFNSRLPFNLRGFVPVWNDPDGYNEHDHDDNVNNGHGHEYGNAYDTRRTVAPEESATKHQSADSSNSAAHLLAGQDHEDRGYPDEGLRVGKRRSQRKKALLDGLGPGAGAGAGAARDITRDRPQGRIVSGAHLEEGRGQVRQRSGFFPAGGAGGGGGGAAAAGPGEELLRKEGNGGNWNGSTVSSNIVDRPFYKRKRWWLGMGILLLILAAIAVPVAVVMTRKHTNKHTTSAGTDSDSSDDNAPANLNLKGISRDSIPSSAKGTILDPFTWYDTTDFNVTYTNATVGGLPLMGLNSSWDDSTQANEHVPPLNESFPYGSQPIRGVNLGGWLSIEPFIVPSFFDKYDSWEGIVDEYTLTQRLGDAANATLEKHYAKFITEQDFIDIRDAGLDHVRIQYSYWAIKTFDENDKPYVSQIAWRYLLRAIEYCRKYGLRVNLDLHGLVGSQNGWNHSGRQGAIGWLNGTDGALNRKRSLELHDSLSKFFAQDRYKNIVTIYGLVNEPLMLSLPIKDVLEWTTEVTKLVQGNNITAWIAFHDGFLNLSKWKKMLKGDDVPDNMLLDTHQYTIFNTGQIVLKHADRVNLICNDWYHMIQEINTTDAGWGPTICGEWSAADTDCAPYLNDVGRGTRWEGTFSPGDSTQYCPTADTDEKCSCANANANPATYTDGYKKFLQTYAEAQMSAFETAQGWFYWTWKTERAAQWSYSTAWKGGFMPKKAYEPAFRCGDDVPDFGDLPEYY
- a CDS encoding hybrid sensor histidine kinase/response regulator (COG:T;~EggNog:ENOG410Q24D;~InterPro:IPR029016,IPR001789,IPR035965,IPR003594, IPR003661,IPR016132,IPR036890,IPR013515,IPR036097, IPR043150,IPR011006,IPR013654,IPR004358,IPR005467;~PFAM:PF00360,PF00512,PF02518,PF08446,PF00072;~go_function: GO:0000155 - phosphorelay sensor kinase activity [Evidence IEA];~go_function: GO:0016772 - transferase activity, transferring phosphorus-containing groups [Evidence IEA];~go_process: GO:0000160 - phosphorelay signal transduction system [Evidence IEA];~go_process: GO:0006355 - regulation of transcription, DNA-templated [Evidence IEA];~go_process: GO:0007165 - signal transduction [Evidence IEA];~go_process: GO:0009584 - detection of visible light [Evidence IEA];~go_process: GO:0016310 - phosphorylation [Evidence IEA];~go_process: GO:0018298 - protein-chromophore linkage [Evidence IEA]), producing MESSAGSDRHMGGDGTGNIDTTPPVMKGSLRKMLSIPESLRILTDPAQDLFSLPTTFPCGLKLPQLSPDTTERVFPIRSVVSVDSSTPSSTLQTPSLESSERQISPFSEISSTFSTRDRSNSQPITPATDYTSYTSPTTENGMSGDRWGRGILASPGSSNRRDLSLANLQHIQQVDRTIETAHKLRDMLQESRNERAVYPFGALVVLEESEGRLVVHASSRNTREVIGYTPGELFALESFCNILRQDQKTTFLSHTKSIGEKCYNVEQHGPDVLDLTITTQNEEPKDFWCTIHANKDSTNYIICEIEPQQSSSDRPGDKDYPQSQRTQSKTWVSATPHEETDDAFEAFDVFRMLGQSKNGFEYSNILNAVSRIIQLTSTAQSVDMLFNRVVRILKELTGFNRATVYRFDSDWNGIAVADLADPALSEETCEDMHFLGSMFSEDLQTLHSRNKVRLSYNRRQNLPTGLVYRKPDSASQLDTSFCYLSMESPAPLEFLSRRPLEACVSIRINVFGKLWGLVSCKSYAQGARLLPPLQKLCWLISDTLSSNIERLSYTLPFQLVQQNSPREVDKRETVPGVDILSLFGADYAASSIMGETKILGRPFDSGEVLAIVEYMRARKLDTIAWSTDVNKDFQDLHYPPGFRYVSSLLFIPLSADARNFIVFFRTTQWREMTWVGCSNGPEPSCTHEKGHVPCRPDAWSAVDQGKASVLSLIYKTFAEVWQQKETAMQNTQLMKLLLANCAHEFRTPLNAIINYLEIALDGSLSQETRDNLSRSHSASKSLVYIINDLLDLTNAENGQSLIKDEVFDLSGTIKEATHIFGEEAKQKAVELNIVQHTDLPRVLGDQRRVRQVIMNLISNAVQHTTHGSVVIETCLTPDTTNSDTIGVEVAVHDTGSGMSQEAVEALFCELEEVSNEDYLQDSKCCRSKVDDTTGTKNVLGLGLALVARIVRTMDGRLTVKSEQGVGSSFKIKLRFPLPSEELAGTSDVGGRELRRQLPAVFEKSDINPAGPKCENECSSRYGETQGQKLSRANIDIAMSTGSSELVHQSVSPEHEQPDSAGTESSIINTPPSKPDTIHKNLSKPRDSVVISSDGVTKSDPDSTEQPAKPSSTAHPEPKSTLHVLVAEDDHINSAIVRKRLEKLGHTVHLTVNGKECATAYQERPDSFDAVLMDIQMPIVDGHGATKLIRDYEESCDRKIPIFAVSASLMEKDKQTYIDSGFDGWIMKPIDFQRLNHLLSGVYTEHIRNGEDSIYIPGKWENGGWFGKRDIA